The proteins below are encoded in one region of Zavarzinia compransoris:
- a CDS encoding ThiF family adenylyltransferase, with translation MSRELFSRNPDLKRLRDEGYFVLRQGGHLVMREVPYVDARREVRIGTLISSLTLAGDATRRPDTHVVHWDGDFPCRADGTPIQGISHQAGAFDLGHGLKATHSFSSKPDGGYTDYHHKMTSYANIIAGPAAVLKPGMTPRTFREPEEEEDSVFNYVETASDRVGIGILTERLVNERVAIIGGGGTGGYILDFVAKTPVREIRLFDSDEFLTHNAFRAPGAPTLEELREAPKKVDYLKRIYSRMHRNIVAHDVELGADNVHLLDGVTFAFLSLDAGEAKRLIVEKLEAIGAAFVDVGMGLELDEGSLGGILRVTASTPEKRDHARQRISFVGGGAKDIYASNIQVADLNALNAVLAVVKWKKIRGFYRDLEGEHHCTYTTDGNMLINGDLG, from the coding sequence ATGTCACGCGAACTGTTCAGTCGTAATCCCGACCTCAAGCGGCTGCGGGACGAAGGCTACTTCGTCCTGCGGCAGGGCGGGCATCTCGTCATGCGGGAGGTGCCCTATGTCGATGCGCGTCGCGAGGTGCGCATCGGCACCCTCATCTCGAGCCTCACGCTGGCCGGCGATGCGACGCGCAGACCCGACACCCATGTCGTCCATTGGGACGGCGACTTTCCGTGCCGCGCCGATGGGACGCCTATCCAGGGGATCTCGCATCAGGCCGGGGCCTTCGACCTCGGCCACGGTCTGAAAGCCACGCACAGCTTCTCGAGCAAGCCGGATGGCGGCTACACGGACTACCACCACAAGATGACGAGCTACGCGAACATCATCGCGGGCCCGGCCGCGGTGCTGAAGCCCGGCATGACCCCCCGCACCTTCCGCGAGCCGGAAGAGGAGGAGGACAGCGTCTTCAACTATGTCGAGACCGCCTCCGACCGTGTCGGTATCGGCATCCTGACCGAGCGGCTCGTCAACGAGCGGGTCGCCATCATCGGCGGCGGCGGCACCGGCGGCTACATCCTGGACTTCGTCGCCAAGACGCCGGTCCGCGAGATTCGGCTCTTCGACAGCGACGAGTTCCTGACCCACAACGCTTTTCGGGCGCCGGGCGCGCCGACCCTGGAGGAACTGCGCGAGGCACCGAAGAAGGTCGACTATCTGAAGCGCATCTACAGCCGGATGCACCGCAACATCGTGGCGCACGATGTCGAGCTCGGAGCCGACAACGTGCACCTTCTCGACGGCGTCACCTTCGCGTTCCTGTCGCTCGACGCCGGCGAAGCGAAGCGGTTGATCGTCGAGAAGCTTGAGGCGATCGGCGCCGCGTTCGTCGATGTCGGCATGGGCCTCGAGCTCGACGAGGGGTCGCTCGGCGGTATCCTGCGGGTGACCGCCAGCACGCCGGAGAAGCGGGATCATGCTCGCCAGCGCATCTCCTTCGTCGGCGGCGGCGCCAAGGACATCTACGCCTCCAACATCCAGGTCGCGGACCTCAACGCCCTGAATGCGGTCCTCGCGGTCGTCAAGTGGAAGAAGATCCGCGGCTTCTACCGTGATCTCGAGGGCGAGCATCACTGCACCTATACGACTGACGGCAACATGCTGATCAACGGAGACCTCGGGTGA
- a CDS encoding alginate O-acetyltransferase AlgX-related protein yields the protein MEHDRGRLAGIVLILVLAVGLVSGVLALGGDGGRQMLARFTPGDVADGTATAALSRHLNEDLLGGAALARTARAANWLVLGDLGEQVRAGCAGWLFLREEMDLHPGAASARDRRAGLVAAADRLLKARNIHLTVVVVPDKSRVLAAARCGLPRPAALDARLDRFNAALAAAGVDHLEALPVLAGTAEPYFRSDTHWTEAGAQAVAAALAERLRSANAAPEPGPPVPVTPGDDHERLGDLIRLAGLDRLPTPFRPAGDWVAESRIAMPAVVADDLLGEMAGPPVVVIGSSFSRNGNFIGFLAAALAAPIGDLARDGAGFAGAAEPYFRDAAFTGTPPRAIVWEIPERVLDAPFGTVEETWAARLAAGSL from the coding sequence ATGGAACATGATCGCGGCCGTCTTGCCGGCATCGTCCTGATCCTCGTCCTCGCGGTCGGGCTGGTCTCCGGCGTGCTCGCCCTTGGCGGCGACGGGGGGCGGCAGATGCTGGCCCGCTTCACCCCGGGGGACGTGGCGGACGGCACGGCCACCGCGGCCCTGTCCCGCCACCTGAACGAGGACCTTCTCGGCGGCGCCGCCCTGGCGCGGACGGCGCGGGCCGCCAATTGGCTGGTGCTGGGCGACCTCGGCGAGCAGGTGCGGGCCGGCTGCGCCGGCTGGCTCTTCCTCCGCGAGGAGATGGACCTTCATCCCGGCGCGGCTTCGGCCCGCGACCGGCGGGCGGGTCTGGTCGCCGCCGCCGACCGCCTGCTGAAGGCCCGGAACATTCACCTGACCGTCGTGGTCGTCCCGGACAAGAGCCGGGTCCTGGCGGCGGCGCGCTGCGGCCTGCCCCGGCCCGCCGCCCTGGACGCCCGCCTCGACCGCTTCAACGCCGCGCTGGCGGCCGCCGGGGTCGATCACCTCGAGGCCCTGCCCGTGCTGGCGGGCACCGCGGAGCCCTATTTCCGCAGCGACACCCATTGGACCGAAGCGGGGGCGCAGGCGGTGGCCGCGGCCCTGGCCGAGCGGCTGCGCAGCGCAAATGCGGCGCCCGAACCCGGCCCGCCGGTCCCCGTCACCCCCGGCGACGACCACGAGCGCCTGGGGGACCTGATCCGTCTCGCCGGCCTCGACCGGCTTCCCACCCCCTTTCGCCCGGCGGGCGATTGGGTCGCGGAAAGCCGCATCGCCATGCCGGCGGTGGTCGCGGACGATCTTCTCGGCGAGATGGCGGGGCCGCCGGTCGTGGTGATCGGCAGTTCCTTTTCGCGGAACGGCAATTTCATCGGCTTCCTGGCCGCCGCCCTGGCCGCCCCGATCGGCGATCTGGCGCGGGACGGTGCGGGTTTCGCCGGCGCCGCCGAACCCTATTTCCGGGATGCCGCCTTCACCGGGACACCGCCCCGGGCGATCGTCTGGGAAATCCCGGAACGGGTGCTGGACGCCCCCTTCGGCACGGTCGAGGAAACCTGGGCGGCGCGGCTGGCCGCCGGCTCACTGTGA
- a CDS encoding tetratricopeptide repeat protein → MAQSMLDQALAIDPSHPDALFQSGLIAVETGKRAEAEAYLARLAAAKPGDVRIERLKMAMDRGQISAAVIEQARQAARDGDNENAVKFYRQAFAGLPPPLEYALEYFMALAGTVEGWSEARTRLGDMLARSPADDGLKLSYARVLTYREASRREGIALLAAMAPTSPEADRSWGEALAWLDAARADEALYKAYLAAHPDDQAVAARWARAIKPLEPDTPDNAVQLGHIAVQAGKLDEARALFAKALELDPNHANAMAALASLLAHDGKTDEARALLERAFALDPALRTRAAGLYETTVFYGAYQRANAAFKAGRPGEAERLLRPLLDGRHQDRHLAVALMARAMAAQKKYAEAEKYFREALARSPKDQGLVDGLYGVLVDAGKTAAADALVPRISPALREGAGKRAAQAEAEAAKARAETLARAGDIDGALAAYRGAIGKSPDDPWLRLAYARLLRRQGQQQAAAETMGPPLARPAPMPAAFHAGALFALDAGRLIEAGTLLNAIPGPARTPEIVKLADDIGHRLQTAQARAAVAAGDRDRGLASLRALARRGDLTPAQWGEVASGLAEFGDTAGALAIARRELAKPPAASASLSDYAALIGLVGRHGTPAEGEALVARFRSKARTPEEIRQIAEMEAGQIAARADRLRTGGQIEPAFALLEPALGRSPDNPALLGALARIYVDAEMPDEAEALYDRLLAQSPEDEGVIMQLVWLAIGRQDFHKARRLLDPVLERGTADYQAHYADGLLLRQDGLNGAAIEAFERAQSLRQQELGGVPAGMNGAGSTQFPQPPAFPQPPVQNFQ, encoded by the coding sequence ATGGCCCAGTCCATGCTCGACCAGGCCCTGGCGATCGACCCCAGCCATCCCGATGCCCTGTTCCAGTCCGGCCTGATCGCGGTCGAGACCGGCAAGCGCGCCGAAGCCGAGGCCTATCTCGCCCGGCTGGCGGCGGCGAAGCCCGGCGATGTCCGCATCGAGCGGCTGAAGATGGCCATGGACCGGGGGCAGATTTCCGCCGCGGTGATCGAACAGGCCCGCCAGGCCGCCCGCGACGGCGACAATGAGAATGCGGTCAAGTTCTACCGGCAGGCCTTCGCCGGCCTGCCGCCGCCGCTCGAATATGCGCTCGAATATTTCATGGCGCTGGCCGGCACGGTGGAAGGCTGGAGCGAGGCCCGCACCCGGCTCGGCGACATGCTGGCCCGCAGCCCGGCGGACGACGGGCTGAAACTCTCCTACGCCCGCGTCCTCACCTATCGCGAGGCCAGCCGGCGCGAGGGCATCGCCCTGCTCGCCGCCATGGCCCCCACCTCGCCCGAGGCCGACAGGTCCTGGGGCGAGGCCCTGGCCTGGCTGGATGCCGCCCGCGCGGACGAGGCTTTGTACAAAGCCTATCTCGCCGCCCATCCGGACGATCAGGCGGTGGCGGCGCGCTGGGCCCGGGCGATCAAGCCGCTCGAACCCGATACGCCGGACAATGCGGTCCAACTGGGCCATATCGCCGTCCAGGCCGGCAAGCTGGACGAAGCCCGGGCCCTGTTCGCCAAGGCCCTGGAGCTCGACCCGAACCACGCCAATGCCATGGCCGCCCTGGCCTCGCTCCTGGCCCACGACGGCAAAACCGACGAGGCCCGCGCACTGCTCGAACGCGCCTTCGCCCTCGATCCCGCGCTGCGGACGAGGGCCGCCGGCCTTTACGAGACCACCGTCTTCTACGGCGCCTATCAGCGGGCCAATGCCGCCTTCAAGGCCGGCCGCCCCGGGGAGGCGGAACGCCTGCTCCGCCCCCTGCTCGACGGCCGCCACCAGGACCGCCACCTCGCCGTGGCGCTGATGGCCCGGGCCATGGCGGCGCAGAAGAAATATGCCGAGGCCGAGAAATATTTCCGCGAAGCCCTGGCCCGCAGCCCGAAGGACCAGGGCCTGGTCGACGGCCTCTACGGCGTCCTGGTCGATGCCGGCAAGACGGCGGCGGCCGACGCCCTGGTCCCCCGGATCTCCCCCGCCCTTCGCGAGGGGGCGGGCAAAAGGGCCGCCCAGGCCGAGGCGGAAGCGGCGAAAGCCCGGGCGGAAACCCTGGCCCGCGCCGGCGACATCGACGGCGCCCTGGCCGCCTATCGCGGCGCGATCGGCAAATCGCCGGACGATCCCTGGCTGCGCCTCGCCTATGCCCGGCTGCTGCGCCGCCAGGGCCAGCAGCAGGCGGCGGCGGAGACCATGGGCCCGCCGCTGGCCCGGCCGGCCCCGATGCCCGCCGCCTTCCACGCCGGCGCCCTGTTCGCCCTCGACGCCGGCCGGCTGATCGAGGCCGGAACCCTGTTGAACGCCATTCCCGGGCCGGCGCGGACGCCGGAAATCGTGAAACTGGCCGACGACATCGGCCATCGGCTGCAAACCGCCCAGGCCCGCGCCGCCGTCGCCGCGGGCGACCGGGACCGCGGCCTCGCCTCGCTGCGCGCCCTGGCCCGGCGCGGCGATCTCACCCCCGCCCAATGGGGCGAGGTCGCCAGCGGCCTGGCCGAATTCGGCGATACCGCGGGCGCCCTGGCCATCGCGCGGCGGGAATTGGCGAAGCCGCCCGCCGCCTCGGCCAGCCTGTCAGATTATGCGGCGCTGATCGGCCTCGTCGGCCGCCACGGGACGCCGGCGGAAGGCGAAGCCCTGGTCGCGCGCTTCCGCTCCAAGGCCCGCACGCCCGAGGAAATCCGCCAGATCGCCGAGATGGAAGCCGGCCAGATCGCCGCCCGCGCCGACAGATTGCGCACCGGCGGGCAGATCGAACCGGCCTTCGCCCTTCTCGAACCCGCCCTCGGCCGGTCGCCCGACAACCCGGCCCTGCTCGGGGCGCTGGCCCGGATCTATGTCGATGCCGAGATGCCGGACGAGGCCGAAGCCCTCTACGACCGCCTGCTGGCGCAATCGCCCGAAGACGAAGGGGTGATCATGCAATTGGTCTGGCTGGCCATCGGCCGCCAGGATTTCCACAAGGCGCGCCGCCTGCTCGATCCCGTGCTGGAGCGGGGCACGGCGGATTACCAGGCCCATTACGCCGACGGGCTGCTGCTGCGCCAAGACGGCCTGAACGGCGCCGCGATCGAGGCTTTCGAGCGCGCCCAGAGCCTGCGCCAGCAAGAACTCGGCGGCGTGCCGGCGGGCATGAACGGGGCCGGCAGCACGCAGTTTCCCCAACCCCCCGCATTTCCCCAACCCCCTGTCCAGAATTTCCAGTAA
- a CDS encoding multiubiquitin domain-containing protein produces the protein MNTEELLEYDDLGDALREGRALRPAQGYRFLLAQGDLNFQSRQVSDPVPLGRQLLEAGALDPRDGYSLFAILPSGDFEDVRLNEPFDLREHGAERFVAFLTDRDFKLTLNDDELRWGKPVISGTVLYGLAKPGEGEGVFLEVPGGEDRLIEHGELIDLAEPGIERFITARLTFEIIVNSRPRTVSARTVTFEQIVQLAFPGQHEPNVVFSMTYRHAASTPHAGELGAGGSVDVKKKGTVFNVTRTVQS, from the coding sequence ATGAACACCGAAGAGCTTCTTGAATACGACGACCTCGGCGACGCCCTGCGCGAAGGCCGGGCGCTGCGTCCGGCGCAGGGGTATCGCTTCCTCCTCGCGCAGGGCGACCTCAACTTCCAGTCCCGTCAGGTGAGCGACCCCGTGCCGCTCGGCCGTCAGTTGCTCGAGGCCGGCGCCCTGGACCCGCGGGACGGCTACAGCCTGTTCGCGATCCTGCCCTCGGGCGACTTCGAGGACGTGCGGCTGAACGAGCCCTTCGACCTGCGCGAGCACGGCGCCGAGCGGTTCGTCGCCTTCCTGACGGATCGCGACTTCAAGCTCACCTTGAACGACGACGAGTTGCGCTGGGGCAAGCCGGTCATCAGCGGCACGGTGCTCTACGGGCTCGCCAAGCCGGGCGAGGGGGAAGGCGTTTTCCTCGAGGTCCCCGGCGGCGAAGATCGCCTGATCGAGCATGGCGAGCTGATCGATCTGGCCGAGCCCGGCATCGAGCGGTTCATCACCGCGCGGCTGACGTTCGAGATCATCGTCAATTCGCGGCCGCGCACGGTGAGCGCCCGCACGGTCACGTTCGAGCAGATCGTCCAGCTCGCTTTCCCGGGCCAGCACGAGCCGAACGTCGTCTTCTCGATGACCTACCGGCACGCGGCGTCGACGCCGCACGCGGGCGAACTCGGGGCTGGCGGCTCGGTCGACGTCAAGAAGAAAGGCACGGTGTTCAATGTCACGCGAACTGTTCAGTCGTAA
- a CDS encoding helix-turn-helix transcriptional regulator, whose translation MEVIQGTGVEVFLDTAQVAKGAVWSSAMAPGLWFGVVLQGNVVVDQSALGERRWCRGKSALFLADRSFESRHEALSDGPMSGVFMRIADDRIEDLLGEMPGWLTGLVEGVAVDTASAIAWQMLACRLDGGARRLYMTGKAMEMMAGALALAGERRQVADAGRRWSARDIERFHEARDILVRELSDPPAVPDLARRVGLNARKLGQGFADLFGQPVYAFVKGRRLDEARRLIEAGETSIASVAYRLGYQPAHFATEFRRRFGRSPTAFAGRAIPKD comes from the coding sequence ATGGAGGTCATTCAGGGCACGGGCGTGGAAGTCTTCCTCGACACCGCACAGGTGGCGAAGGGGGCGGTCTGGTCCAGCGCCATGGCGCCCGGCCTCTGGTTCGGCGTCGTCCTGCAGGGCAATGTCGTGGTCGACCAGTCGGCCCTGGGCGAACGGCGCTGGTGCCGGGGCAAGTCCGCCCTGTTCCTGGCCGACCGCAGTTTCGAGAGCCGCCACGAGGCCTTGAGCGACGGCCCCATGTCCGGCGTCTTCATGCGCATCGCCGACGACCGGATCGAGGACCTGCTGGGGGAAATGCCCGGCTGGCTGACCGGCCTCGTCGAGGGGGTGGCGGTCGATACCGCCTCGGCGATCGCCTGGCAGATGCTGGCCTGCCGGCTGGACGGCGGGGCCCGGCGCCTCTACATGACCGGCAAGGCGATGGAAATGATGGCCGGCGCCCTGGCGCTCGCGGGGGAACGGCGGCAGGTCGCCGATGCCGGCCGCCGCTGGTCCGCCCGCGACATCGAACGCTTCCACGAGGCGCGGGACATTCTCGTCCGCGAACTCAGCGATCCGCCCGCCGTGCCGGACCTGGCGCGCCGGGTCGGGCTCAATGCCCGCAAGCTGGGCCAGGGCTTCGCCGATCTTTTCGGCCAGCCGGTCTATGCCTTCGTCAAGGGGCGCCGGCTGGACGAGGCGCGGCGCCTGATCGAGGCGGGGGAGACTTCGATCGCGTCCGTCGCCTATCGCCTCGGCTATCAGCCGGCCCATTTCGCCACCGAATTCCGCCGCCGCTTCGGCCGCTCGCCCACGGCCTTCGCCGGGCGCGCGATCCCGAAAGACTGA
- a CDS encoding alginate O-acetyltransferase AlgF, whose amino-acid sequence MVRAVLFCLAAALPATAAAEAMLYETGPGVPSGYVRFLNASAAPVAIRAGGAAIELGAGSFSRYQAIPSGAEQRAKAGVGGTAQEVRVTAATDEFVTVAIVAGAAPLLIRDLPQDFNALKADIAFLNADPACADAAMRAGARKTVVFERIAPGAMARRLVNPVEAVIEAACGTDPVTGSVDLGMLAARGRYSIAVIPDGAGGHRLVGGRDEQAKYD is encoded by the coding sequence GTGGTGAGGGCGGTCCTGTTCTGCCTTGCCGCCGCCCTGCCGGCGACGGCCGCGGCGGAAGCCATGCTCTATGAAACCGGGCCGGGCGTCCCTTCCGGTTACGTCCGCTTCCTGAACGCGAGCGCGGCCCCGGTGGCGATCCGCGCCGGCGGCGCCGCGATCGAGCTTGGCGCCGGCAGCTTCAGCCGCTACCAGGCCATTCCCTCGGGCGCGGAGCAGCGGGCCAAAGCCGGCGTCGGCGGCACCGCGCAGGAAGTGCGGGTCACCGCCGCGACCGATGAATTCGTCACCGTCGCCATCGTCGCCGGCGCCGCCCCCCTGCTGATCCGCGACCTGCCGCAGGACTTCAACGCCCTGAAGGCCGACATCGCCTTCCTGAACGCCGATCCGGCCTGCGCCGATGCCGCCATGCGGGCGGGCGCCCGCAAGACCGTGGTCTTCGAGCGGATCGCCCCCGGGGCCATGGCGCGCCGGCTGGTCAATCCGGTCGAAGCCGTGATCGAGGCGGCCTGCGGCACCGATCCGGTTACGGGCAGCGTCGACCTCGGCATGCTCGCGGCGCGCGGGCGTTACAGCATCGCGGTGATCCCGGACGGCGCAGGTGGCCACAGGCTGGTCGGCGGCCGGGACGAACAGGCGAAATATGATTGA
- a CDS encoding GDSL-type esterase/lipase family protein has product MSMSAAGTRRQFVLGTLAAAAGAVGLARGAGAEGLALPPTPRPDDWWVKRHRDKLAELRRGPVNLVFIGDSITHNYELGSTAPNYDFLGLWNRFYGGRQAVNLGFNGDNTGNVLWRLDNGEIGGISPKAAVVLIGTNDTIQGRGAAETKAGIDAIVGRLRARVPKARILVLGILPSGISDWKSATDLAVNTALANSYAADRQVTFMDAGYRFLKDGATDVSLYMDPRNDPPGPALHPDAAAQARLAEAIEPLLSSWLGDRNRLSQ; this is encoded by the coding sequence ATGTCCATGTCGGCTGCCGGTACCCGGCGTCAGTTCGTACTGGGAACCCTGGCGGCGGCGGCCGGTGCGGTCGGCCTTGCGCGGGGGGCCGGCGCAGAGGGGCTGGCGCTGCCGCCGACGCCCCGGCCGGATGACTGGTGGGTAAAGCGGCATCGGGACAAGCTGGCGGAATTGCGCCGGGGGCCGGTCAACCTTGTCTTCATCGGCGATTCCATCACCCATAACTACGAATTGGGCAGCACGGCGCCGAATTATGATTTCCTCGGGCTGTGGAACCGGTTCTACGGCGGCCGGCAGGCGGTCAACCTCGGCTTCAACGGCGACAATACCGGCAATGTCCTGTGGCGCCTCGACAATGGCGAGATCGGCGGCATCTCGCCCAAGGCGGCGGTGGTCCTGATCGGCACCAACGACACCATCCAGGGTCGCGGCGCGGCCGAGACCAAGGCGGGGATCGATGCCATCGTCGGCCGCCTGCGGGCCAGGGTGCCCAAGGCCCGGATCCTGGTCCTGGGTATCCTGCCGAGCGGGATCAGCGACTGGAAATCGGCCACCGACCTTGCGGTCAACACCGCCCTGGCCAACAGCTATGCCGCCGACCGGCAGGTGACCTTCATGGATGCCGGCTATCGCTTCCTGAAGGACGGGGCGACCGATGTCAGCCTCTACATGGATCCCCGGAACGACCCGCCCGGTCCCGCCCTGCACCCGGATGCCGCCGCCCAGGCGCGCCTGGCCGAGGCGATCGAGCCGCTGCTGTCGTCCTGGCTGGGCGACCGCAACCGCCTGTCACAGTGA
- a CDS encoding SGNH/GDSL hydrolase family protein, protein MSSILAGLVVLVLGDSHLVHPGGLIDTLPAELAARGATVYAYGACGSTPVDYLTPKTTDCGRASREGTGAVKRDFTQGLPVWNARDLIAQKKPTLVIVVMGDTLGAYKSATLPKAWVWDQVTALTGELTSASLSCDWIGPPWGKPSEAFGKTPDRVREISGYLGQVVSPCRYIDTTAFAAPGAWGSIDGQHLDDAGYKAWTKAIVASIEQQTTAPAPAAAKPSSGDQPW, encoded by the coding sequence ATGAGCAGTATCCTGGCCGGCCTCGTCGTGCTCGTCCTCGGCGACAGCCATCTGGTCCACCCCGGTGGCCTGATCGACACTTTGCCGGCCGAACTCGCGGCCCGCGGCGCCACCGTCTATGCCTATGGCGCCTGCGGTTCCACCCCCGTCGACTACCTGACCCCGAAAACCACCGACTGCGGCCGCGCCTCGCGCGAGGGGACGGGCGCGGTCAAGCGCGACTTCACCCAGGGCCTGCCGGTCTGGAACGCCCGCGACCTGATCGCCCAGAAGAAGCCCACCCTGGTGATCGTGGTCATGGGCGACACGCTCGGCGCCTACAAGAGCGCCACCCTGCCCAAGGCCTGGGTCTGGGATCAGGTGACGGCGCTGACCGGCGAACTGACCTCGGCCTCGCTGTCCTGCGACTGGATCGGCCCGCCCTGGGGCAAGCCGAGCGAAGCCTTCGGCAAGACCCCGGACCGGGTGCGGGAAATTTCGGGTTACCTCGGTCAGGTCGTCAGCCCGTGCCGCTATATCGATACCACCGCTTTCGCCGCGCCCGGCGCCTGGGGCAGCATCGACGGCCAGCATCTCGACGATGCCGGCTACAAGGCCTGGACCAAGGCCATCGTCGCCTCGATCGAACAGCAGACGACCGCGCCGGCCCCCGCCGCGGCCAAGCCCTCCAGCGGTGACCAGCCGTGGTGA
- a CDS encoding DUF6527 family protein, whose amino-acid sequence MIRHKRLEHRFVEHIPERLEPGILYVSMEYATSAHSCCCGCGEEVVAPFTPTDWKMTFDGETISLRPSIGNWTLKCRSHYVIDRGKVVEAGPWSDEQVEAERRRDRTAKARFYGESPKVEPSEQPATPREEPGFWRRVWARISGGS is encoded by the coding sequence GTGATACGGCACAAGCGACTCGAGCATCGTTTCGTCGAGCACATCCCGGAGCGCCTTGAGCCAGGCATTCTCTATGTCTCAATGGAATATGCGACATCGGCCCACAGCTGCTGCTGCGGTTGCGGCGAGGAGGTCGTGGCGCCCTTCACGCCGACGGACTGGAAGATGACCTTCGACGGTGAGACCATCTCGCTGCGCCCGTCGATCGGCAATTGGACGCTGAAGTGCCGGTCACATTATGTGATCGACCGCGGCAAGGTGGTCGAAGCCGGCCCTTGGAGCGACGAGCAGGTCGAAGCCGAGCGCCGTCGGGATCGCACCGCCAAAGCGCGCTTCTACGGGGAGTCGCCGAAGGTCGAACCTTCGGAACAGCCTGCTACGCCCAGGGAGGAACCGGGCTTCTGGCGCCGTGTCTGGGCCCGGATATCCGGCGGATCGTAG
- a CDS encoding MBOAT family O-acyltransferase yields the protein MVFASVEFLTLFLPLFLLCYALVPAGGRNWVLLIASWAFYGWWKPVFLLLLIGVTVFSYFCGLAIEAARSDAEKQRRLALGAAANLLVLGWFKYANLLVGTTNEGLALFHLGAIPWETVILPIGVSFYILQAISYLYDIRRGTITPERDFVAFAVYKAFFTQLVAGPVIRYSWIDKELTRRDLRFDNFAKGSRRFMLGFCMKVLIADQLAGLVDLVFALPAPSLADAWLGALGYTLQLYFDFAGYSAMAIGLALMLGFHFPENFNDPYLSTSIQEFWRRWHISLSGWLRDYLYVAMGGNRQGEARTYANLILTMAIGGLWHGAAWTFMAWGLVHGIALAVERAGRRRGIALPTVLAWPATMALVMLAWTLFRSTSWQMAETMLLGQVGWYGIGLGDAVRVALHPTVTLWLAAGVAVALWPAVRGRLAGALALVPGWWHGLWPVLAFLYALAALKERETVPFLYFQF from the coding sequence ATGGTTTTCGCCTCGGTCGAGTTCCTGACCCTGTTCCTGCCCCTCTTCCTGCTCTGCTACGCCCTGGTGCCGGCGGGCGGGCGGAACTGGGTGCTGCTGATCGCCAGCTGGGCCTTCTACGGCTGGTGGAAGCCGGTCTTCCTGCTGCTGCTGATCGGGGTCACGGTCTTCAGCTATTTTTGCGGCCTCGCGATCGAGGCCGCGCGCAGCGACGCGGAAAAGCAGCGCCGGCTGGCCCTGGGGGCGGCGGCCAATCTTCTCGTCCTCGGCTGGTTCAAATATGCCAACCTGCTGGTCGGCACGACGAACGAGGGACTGGCCCTGTTCCATCTGGGCGCCATTCCCTGGGAGACGGTGATCCTGCCGATCGGCGTCTCGTTCTACATCCTCCAGGCCATTTCCTATCTTTACGACATTCGGCGCGGGACCATAACGCCCGAGCGCGATTTCGTCGCCTTCGCCGTCTACAAGGCGTTCTTCACCCAATTGGTGGCGGGGCCCGTCATCCGCTACAGCTGGATCGACAAGGAACTCACCCGCCGCGACCTGCGCTTCGACAATTTCGCCAAGGGCAGCCGCCGCTTCATGCTCGGCTTCTGCATGAAGGTATTGATCGCGGATCAGCTGGCCGGGCTGGTCGATCTCGTCTTCGCGCTGCCGGCGCCGTCGCTGGCGGATGCCTGGCTGGGCGCGCTCGGCTATACGCTGCAGCTCTATTTCGATTTCGCCGGCTACAGCGCCATGGCGATCGGCCTTGCCCTCATGCTCGGCTTCCATTTCCCCGAGAATTTCAACGATCCCTATCTCTCGACCAGCATCCAGGAGTTCTGGCGGCGCTGGCACATCAGCCTGTCGGGCTGGCTGCGCGACTATCTCTATGTCGCCATGGGCGGAAACCGCCAGGGCGAGGCGCGCACCTATGCCAACCTGATCCTGACCATGGCGATCGGCGGGCTGTGGCATGGCGCGGCCTGGACCTTCATGGCCTGGGGCCTGGTGCATGGCATCGCCCTCGCCGTCGAGCGGGCCGGACGGCGGCGTGGCATCGCCCTGCCCACCGTCCTGGCCTGGCCGGCGACCATGGCCCTGGTCATGCTGGCCTGGACCCTGTTCCGGTCGACCAGCTGGCAGATGGCGGAAACCATGCTGCTGGGGCAGGTCGGCTGGTACGGCATCGGTCTCGGCGATGCGGTCCGGGTCGCGTTGCATCCGACCGTCACCCTGTGGCTGGCGGCGGGCGTCGCCGTCGCACTCTGGCCGGCGGTGCGGGGGCGGCTGGCCGGCGCTCTTGCCCTGGTTCCCGGCTGGTGGCACGGCCTCTGGCCCGTGCTCGCCTTCCTCTATGCGCTGGCCGCCCTGAAGGAACGTGAAACCGTGCCCTTCCTCTATTTCCAGTTCTAG